In Periplaneta americana isolate PAMFEO1 chromosome 3, P.americana_PAMFEO1_priV1, whole genome shotgun sequence, the following are encoded in one genomic region:
- the LOC138697038 gene encoding streptococcal hemagglutinin-like yields the protein MSDPIPDPMPNPIPQPMPVAEPEPMPGLMLDPLAVPMLDPMQAPMAVTMPDSIPAPLQGLMPDPMAEPIPHSIPAPMRDSMSSPMQDPIASSHTRPHASSHVRCNANLHATSHGRYHTSNHASSHAMIIGTQPGKDKESITKIAYWYSSGLPPFASSHDSSHASSDGNSNARSLASAPKPAPIASSHARPDASSNARSYAQSHVSASMQDPIASSHARSHTSSDGNSHARYLASAPMPAPIASSHATPDASSNARSHVSAPKPDSLPARIVNSHAKSLASDPMPAPIASSHATPDASSNARSRVQSHASAPMRDPISSSHAGSHTSPHASTPLQAYLAAPSRVIVSSHPIPHARLHVSTPKPDSLPARIASSDGNSHAKSLASAPMAAPIASSHAKPDASSNARSRVQSHASAPMRDPIGSSHAVSYTSSHASTHATSHTSTHASAPIASSHARPLDRSHVSTPKPVYLPARIDSSDGNSHAKSLASATMPPPITSSHARPDASSNARSHAQSHVSASLQDPIGSSRARFHTSSDGNSHSRYLASAPMPAPIASSHATPDANSYARSHVSAPKPDSLPARIVSSDGNSHAKSLASDPMPAPIASFHAKPDASSNARSRVQSHACASMRDPTSSSHAVSHTSSHASTPLQAYLAAPSRVIVSSHPIPHARLHFSTPKPDSLPARIPSSDGNSHAKSLASAPMAAPIASSHAKPDASSNARSRDQSHASAPMRDPIGSSHAGSHTSSHASTHATSHTGTHASTPMRAPIVSSHARPIDRSYVSTPKPVSLPARTDSSDGNSHAKSLASTPMPAPIASSHVRPDASSNATYRVQSHASAPMRNPIGSSHAGSHTSPHASAPMRAPISRSHARSLDRSHFSTPKPVSLPARIDSSDGNSHAKSLASAPMPAPITSSHATPDASSSAKSRVQSHASAPMRDPISSSHAGSHGSAHATSHTSPHASAPMRAPIARYHARRYARYRARLFVRSHLSSIPEEDEESITKIGPEEDEESITKIAQSHASAPMRDPIASSQVSSHATAHATSHTSPHASAPIASSHARRHARYLARLLVRSHLSSIPEEDEESITKIGPEEDEESITNIGP from the coding sequence ATgtcagatcccattccagatcccATGCCAAATCCCATTCCCCAGCCCATGCCAGTTGCCGAGCCAGAACCCATGCCAGGCCTCATGCTAGACCCCTTAGCAGTACCCATGCTTGATCCCATGCAGGCCCCCATGGCAGTTAccatgcctgattccattccAGCTCCCTTGCAAGgtctcatgccagatcccatggcAGAACCCATTCCACATTCCATACCAGCTCCCATGCGAGATTCCATGTCTTCCCCCATGCAAGATCCCATTGCGAGCTCCCATACCAGACCTCACGCCAGCTCCCATGTTAGATGCAATGCCAACTTGCATGCTACCTCTCATGGTAGGTACCATACCAGTAACCATGCTAGTTCCCATGCCATGATCATTGGAACCCAACCAGGCAAAGATAAGGAAAGTATAACAAAGATTGCCTACTGGTACTCTTCAGGACTTCCTCCTTTTGCCAGTTCCCATGATAGTTCCCATGCCAGCTCCGATGGTAATTCCAATGCGAGATCCCTTGCCAGCGCTCCCAAGCCAGCTcctattgccagctcccatgcgagacCTGACGCCAGCTCCAATGCGAGATCCTATGCCCAATCCCATGTCAGCGCTTCCATGCaagatcccattgccagctcccatgcgagatcTCATACCAGCTCCGATGGTAATTCGCATGCGAGATACCTTGCCAGCGCTCCCATGCCAGCTcctattgccagctcccatgcgacaCCTGATGCCAGCTCCAATGCTAGATCCCACGTCAGCGCTCCCAagccagattccttgccagctcgcATTGTTAattcccatgcgaaatcccttgccagcgATCCTATGCCAGCTcctattgccagctcccatgcgacaCCTGATGCCAGCTCCAATGCGAGGTCCCGTGTCCAATCCCATGCCAGtgctcccatgcgagatcccattaGCAGCTCCCATGCGGGATCCCAtaccagcccccatgccagcaCTCCCTTGCAAGCATACTTGGCCGCTCCCTCGAGAGTTATTGTTAGCTCCCATCCAATACCCCATGCCCGATTGCATGTCAGCACTCCCAagccagattccttgccagctcgcATTGCCAGCTCCGATGGTAattcccatgcgaaatcccttgccagcgCTCCTATGGCAGCTCctattgccagttcccatgcgaAACCTGATGCCAGCTCCAATGCGAGATCCCGTGTCCAATCCCATGCCAGtgctcccatgcgagatcccattgGCAGCTCCCATGCGGTATCCTATAccagctcccatgctagcacTCATGCTACATCCCATACCAGCACCCATGCCAGCGCTCCCATTGCTAGCTCCCATGCAAGACCCCTTGACCGATCGCATGTCAGCACTCCCAAGCCAGTTTACTTGCCAGCTCGCATTGACAGCTCCGATGGTAattcccatgcgaaatcccttgccagcgCTACTATGCCACCTCCTATTACCAGCTCCCATGCGAGACCTGATGCCAGCTccaatgcgagatcccatgcccaATCCCATGTCAGCGCTTCCTTGCAAGATCCCATTGGCAGCTCCCGTGCGAGATTTCATACCAGCTCCGATGGTAATTCGCATTCGAGATACCTTGCCAGCGCTCCCATGCCAGCTcctattgccagctcccatgcgacaCCTGATGCCAACTCCTATGCGAGATCTCATGTCAGCGCTCCCAagccagattccttgccagctcgcATTGTCAGCTCCGATGGTAattcccatgcgaaatcccttgccagcgATCCTATGCCAGCTCctattgccagcttccatgcgaAACCTGATGCCAGCTCCAATGCGAGATCCCGTGTCCAATCCCATGCCTGTGCTTCCATGCGAGATCCCACTAGCAGCTCCCATGCGGTatcccataccagctcccatgccagcacTCCCTTGCAAGCATACTTGGCCGCTCCCTCGAGAGTTATTGTTAGCTCCCATCCAATACCCCATGCCCGATTACATTTCAGCACTCCCAaaccagattccttgccagctcgcATTCCCAGCTCCGATGGTAattcccatgcgaaatcccttgccagcgCTCCTATGGCAGCTcctattgccagctcccatgcgaaacCTGATGCCAGCTCCAATGCGAGATCCCGTGACCAATCCCATGCCAGtgctcccatgcgagatcccattgGCAGCTCCCATGCGGgatcccataccagctcccatgctagcacTCATGCTACATCCCATACCGGCACCCATGCCAGCactcccatgcgagctcccattgtTAGTTCCCATGCAAGACCCATTGACCGATCGTATGTCAGCACTCCCAAGCCAGTTTCCTTGCCAGCTCGCACTGACAGCTCCGATGGTAattcccatgcgaaatcccttgccagcaCTCCCATGCCAGCTcctattgccagctcccatgtgcGACCTGATGCCAGCTCCAATGCGACATACCGTGTCCAATCCCATGCCAgtgctcccatgcgaaatcccatTGGCAGCTCCCATGCGGGATCTCAtaccagcccccatgccagcgctcccatgcgagctcccatttCTAGATCCCATGCAAGATCCCTTGACCGATCTCATTTCAGCACTCCCAAGCCAGTTTCCTTGCCAGCTCGCATTGACAGCTCCGATGGTAattcccatgcgaaatcccttgccagcgCTCCTATGCCAGCTCCTATTACCAGCTCCCACGCGACACCTGATGCCAGCTCCAGTGCGAAATCCCGTGTCCAATCCCATGCCAGtgctcccatgcgagatcccattaGTAGCTCCCATGCGGGATCCCATGGTAGCGCTCATGCTACATCCCAtaccagcccccatgccagcgctcccatgcgagctcccattgctAGGTACCATGCAAGAAGGTATGCTAGATATCGTGCGAGATTGTTTGTCAGATCACATCTCAGCAGCATTCcagaagaagatgaggaaagtATAACGAAGATTGGCCCGGAAGAAGATGAGGAAAGCATAACGAAGATTGCCCAATCCCATGCCAGCgctcccatgcgagatcccattgccagctcccaagTGAGTTCCCATGCTACCGCTCATGCTACATCCCAtaccagcccccatgccagcgCTCCCATTGCTAGCTCCCATGCAAGAAGGCATGCTAGATATCTTGCGAGATTGCTTGTCAGATCACATCTCAGCAGCATTCCAGAAGAAGATGAGGAGAGTATAACGAAAATTGGCCcagaagaagatgaggaaagtATAACGAATATTGGCCCATAA